From Anopheles funestus chromosome 3RL, idAnoFuneDA-416_04, whole genome shotgun sequence, a single genomic window includes:
- the LOC125769702 gene encoding histone H2A — MSGRGKGGKVKGKAKSRSNRAGLQFPVGRIHRLLRKGNYAERVGAGAPVYLAAVMEYLAAEVLELAGNAARDNKKTRIIPRHLQLAIRNDEELNKLLSGVTIAQGGVLPNIQAVLLPKKTEKKA; from the coding sequence ATGTCTGGCCGTGGCAAAGGAGGAAAAGTTAAGGGAAAGGCAAAGTCCCGCTCGAACCGTGCCGGTCTGCAGTTCCCAGTTGGCCGTATCCATCGTCTGCTACGCAAAGGCAACTATGCCGAGCGCGTCGGTGCTGGTGCACCAGTGTATTTGGCTGCCGTGATGGAATATTTGGCCGCTGAAGTGCTCGAGTTGGCAGGAAACGCTGCCCGAGACAACAAGAAAACGCGCATCATCCCGCGTCATCTGCAGCTGGCCATCCGCAACGATGAGGAATTGAACAAGCTGCTGTCCGGCGTCACCATTGCTCAGGGTGGTGTGTTGCCGAACATCCAAGCCGTGCTGCTGCCGAAGAAGACCGAGAAGAAGGCCTAA
- the LOC125769636 gene encoding uncharacterized protein LOC125769636, producing MAGPGNPWGNNPPPQTTARERRTPAWLDPDKGELLFLVLSANEGFNLPKNPFIIEKSLTSFAGNIEPCSYIEKGTKLLVKTRNQKQFEKLQLLDKLIDDTKITIAPHPYLNSVQCVIVCDQLEGLSDEEILNELKVQKVVNVRRFTRKVNGEVKPTNAFLLKIESLKVPTEIRVGCLNIKTRPFYPRPLLCYNCFVLGHSKNRCKATTSCLNCGGSEHGNCSMEAKCKNCNGNHNSLHRQCPAFLKEQDIIRIKIDNGITYKEAATEYSNKTSVNTRLVALQTESEKDAIIAQLQKTIASMEKKIEVLTNATQALVQQRNLLHNTLKVQTKEMEDSSTVHSDSTPISSDDDESGKSDDSMKSTNTTDTITKTPIKRKAQLSSSSHDEEKENDNKNTPRNEPKSCNISATKQKKKTKNETQHSTGTLGLLTTIPYV from the coding sequence ATGGCGGGACCAGGTAATCCGTGGGGAAATAACCCCCCACCCCAAACGACAGCTCGAGAGAGAAGAACTCCTGCATGGTTAGATCCTGATAAAGGggaattattgtttttggttcTCAGTGCCAACGAAGGATTCAATCTTCCGAAGAATCCTTTTATCATAGAAAAAAGTCTAACAAGTTTTGCCGGAAACATCGAACCATGCAGCTACATCGAAAAAGGGACAAAGCTATTagtaaaaacaagaaatcaGAAACAATTTGAGAAGCTGCAATTACTGGACAAATTGATCGACGATACGAAGATTACCATCGCTCCACACCCGTATCTGAACAGCGTTCAGTGCGTGATTGTCTGTGATCAACTTGAAGGTCTAAGCGacgaagaaattttaaatgaactcAAAGTTCAGAAAGTGGTTAACGTACGGCGCTTTACACGAAAAGTCAATGGTGAAGTGAAACCAACCAATGCCTTTTTACTAAAAATTGAAAGCTTGAAAGTACCTACCGAAATACGGGTTGGATGTCTGAACATCAAGACACGTCCATTCTACCCGCGTCCACTCCTATGTTACAACTGCTTTGTACTTGGACACTCGAAAAACAGATGCAAAGCTACAACAAGCTGCCTCAATTGCGGAGGTAGTGAGCATGGCAATTGTTCTATGGAAGCCAAATGTAAGAACTGCAACGGTAACCACAATTCCTTGCATCGACAATGTCCAGCATTCTTAAAAGAGCAGGACATAATCAGAATCAAAATCGACAATGGTATAACGTACAAAGAAGCTGCCACCgaatacagcaacaaaacatcgGTTAACACACGACTAGTAGCTCTTCAAACAGAAAGCGAAAAGGACGCGATTATCGCTCAACTGCAAAAAACAATCGCTagcatggaaaagaaaatcgaagTATTAACCAACGCAACACAAGCACTGGTACAACAACGAAACCTTCTACACAACACGCTAAAGGTGCAAACCAAGGAAATGGAAGACAGCTCGACCGTTCACAGCGATTCCACACCAATTTCATCAGACGACGACGAATCAGGAAAATCAGACGACTCAATGAAAAGTACCAACACAACAGATACAATTACGAAAACACCGATTAAGCGTAAAGCtcaattatcatcatcatcacacgacgaagaaaaggaaaacgataacaaaaacacacctcgCAACGAACCAAAATCCTGCAACATTTCggcaacaaaacagaagaaaaagacgaaaaacgaaacacaacatAGCACCGGAACTCTCGGATTACTCACAACAATTCCCTATGTATAA
- the LOC125769701 gene encoding histone H2B has translation MAPKTSGKAAKKSGKAQKNISKSDKKKKRKTRKESYAIYIYKVLKQVHPDTGISSKAMSIMNSFVNDIFERIAAEASRLAHYNKRSTITSREIQTAVRLLLPGELAKHAVSEGTKAVTKYTSSK, from the coding sequence ATGGCCCCGAAAACCAGTGGAAAAGCCGCGAAAAAGTCTGGCAAAGCCCAGAAAAACATCTCCAAGTcggacaagaagaagaaaaggaagaccCGCAAGGAGAGCTATGCTATCTACATCTACAAGGTGTTGAAGCAAGTCCATCCGGACACCGGAATTTCTTCCAAGGCGATGAGCATCATGAACAGCTTCGTGAACGACATTTTCGAGCGCATCGCTGCCGAAGCCTCCCGTTTGGCGCACTACAACAAGCGTTCGACGATCACGTCCCGCGAAATCCAAACGGCCGTCCGTCTGCTCTTGCCTGGTGAGCTGGCCAAGCACGCCGTGTCCGAAGGCACGAAGGCCGTCACCAAGTACACCAGCTCGAAGTAA
- the LOC125769480 gene encoding uncharacterized protein LOC125769480 — MARTKQTARKSTGGKAPRKQLATKAARKSAPATGGVKKPHRYRPGTVALREIRRYQKSTELLIRKLPFQRLVREIAQDFKTDLRFQSSAVMALQEASEAYLVGLFEDTNLCAIHAKRVTIMPKDIQLARRIRGEPINMSGRGKGGKVKGKAKSRSNRAGLQFPVGRIHRLLRKGNYAERVGAGAPVYLAAVMEYLAAEVLELAGNAARDNKKTRIIPRHLQLAIRNDEELNKLLSGVTIAQGGVLPNIQAVLLPKKTEKKLILKHTINAARRLYTFHYPTSEMARTKQTARKSTGGKAPRKQLATKAARKSAPATGGVKKPHRYRPGTVALREIRRYQKSTELLIRKLPFQRLVREIAQDFKTDLRFQSSAVMALQEASEAYLVGLFEDTNLCAIHAKRVTIMPKDIQLARRIRGERA, encoded by the exons ATGGCCCGTACCAAGCAAACTGCCCGTAAGTCGACCGGAGGTAAGGCCCCTCGCAAGCAGCTGGCCACCAAGGCTGCTCGCAAGAGTGCTCCGGCCACCGGAGGAGTGAAGAAGCCGCATCGTTACCGTCCGGGAACCGTAGCCCTGCGCGAGATCCGTCGCTACCAGAAATCGACCGAGCTGCTGATCCGCAAGCTGCCCTTCCAGCGCCTGGTTCGTGAAATTGCCCAGGACTTCAAGACCGATCTGCGCTTCCAGAGCTCGGCCGTGATGGCCCTGCAGGAGGCCAGCGAGGCGTATCTGGTCGGCCTGTTCGAGGACACCAATCTGTGCGCAATTCATGCAAAGCGCGTCACCATCATGCCGAAAGACATCCAGCTGGCTCGCCGCATCCGTGGAGAGC CTATCAACATGTCTGGCCGTGGCAAAGGAGGAAAAGTTAAGGGAAAGGCAAAGTCCCGCTCGAACCGTGCCGGTCTGCAGTTCCCAGTTGGCCGTATCCATCGTCTGCTACGCAAAGGCAACTATGCCGAGCGCGTCGGTGCTGGTGCACCAGTGTATTTGGCTGCCGTAATGGAATATTTGGCCGCTGAAGTGCTCGAGTTGGCAGGAAACGCTGCCCGAGACAACAAGAAAACGCGCATCATCCCGCGTCATCTGCAGCTGGCCATCCGCAACGATGAGGAATTGAACAAGCTGTTGTCCGGCGTCACCATTGCTCAGGGTGGTGTGTTGCCGAACATCCAAGCCGTGCTGCTGCCGAAGAAGACCGAGAAGAAG CTTATTCTGAAGCATACTATCAACGCAGCCAGACGTCTTTACACGTTCCACTACCCAACCAGTGAAATGGCCCGTACCAAGCAAACTGCCCGTAAGTCGACCGGAGGTAAGGCCCCTCGCAAGCAGCTGGCCACCAAGGCTGCTCGCAAGAGTGCTCCGGCCACCGGAGGAGTGAAGAAGCCGCATCGTTACCGTCCGGGAACCGTAGCCCTGCGCGAGATCCGTCGCTACCAGAAATCGACCGAGCTGCTGATCCGCAAGCTGCCCTTCCAGCGCCTGGTTCGTGAAATTGCCCAGGACTTCAAGACCGATCTGCGCTTCCAGAGCTCGGCCGTGATGGCCCTGCAGGAGGCCAGCGAGGCGTATCTGGTCGGCCTGTTCGAGGACACCAATCTGTGCGCAATTCATGCAAAGCGCGTCACCATCATGCCGAAAGACATCCAGCTGGCTCGCCGCATCCGTGGAGAGCGTGCTTAA
- the LOC125769708 gene encoding histone H4 — MTGRGKGGKGLGKGGAKRHRKVLRDNIQGITKPAIRRLARRGGVKRISGLIYEETRGVLKVFLENVIRDAVTYTEHAKRKTVTAMDVVYALKRQGRTLYGFGG; from the coding sequence ATGACTGGACGAGGAAAAGGAGGCAAAGGTCTGGGTAAAGGAGGAGCCAAGCGTCATCGCAAAGTGCTGCGTGATAACATCCAGGGCATCACCAAGCCGGCCATCCGTCGTCTGGCCCGCCGTGGAGGAGTGAAGCGTATCTCTGGCCTCATCTACGAAGAAACGCGTGGCGTGCTGAAAGTGTTCTTGGAAAATGTTATCCGCGATGCGGTCACCTATACCGAACACGCCAAGCGCAAGACCGTCACCGCGATGGATGTAGTGTACGCGCTGAAGCGTCAGGGTCGCACGCTGTACGGTTTCGGAGGTTAA
- the LOC125769699 gene encoding histone H2A has product MSGRGKGGKVKGKAKSRSNRAGLQFPVGRIHRLLRKGNYAERVGAGAPVYLAAVMEYLAAEVLELAGNAARDNKKTRIIPRHLQLAIRNDEELNKLLSGVTIAQGGVLPNIQAVLLPKKTEKKA; this is encoded by the coding sequence ATGTCTGGCCGTGGCAAAGGAGGAAAAGTTAAGGGAAAGGCAAAGTCCCGCTCGAACCGTGCCGGTCTGCAGTTCCCAGTTGGCCGTATCCATCGTCTGCTACGCAAAGGCAACTATGCCGAGCGCGTCGGTGCTGGTGCACCAGTGTATTTGGCTGCCGTAATGGAATATTTGGCCGCTGAAGTGCTCGAGTTGGCAGGAAACGCTGCCCGAGACAACAAGAAAACGCGCATCATCCCGCGTCATCTGCAGCTGGCCATCCGCAACGATGAGGAATTGAACAAGCTGTTGTCCGGCGTCACCATTGCTCAGGGTGGTGTGTTGCCGAACATCCAAGCCGTGCTGCTGCCGAAGAAGACCGAGAAGAAGGCCTAA
- the LOC125769697 gene encoding uncharacterized protein LOC125769697 — protein MHRRSRVFELQRTPQRLLPFLSTTAPFIWTQLAVGSIPIQITAPLNYLTTLQFSPPKQQQSYWPPTKDYGPTDRTSFFPTVPVSWPHWNTAPPKIPTSSSLTPFLHPRQSFSAGSLVIPEFVETRKPIVWPTEVD, from the exons ATGCATCGTCGATCCCGTGTGTTTGAACTGCAAAGGACCCCACAACGCCTTCTCCCGTTCCTGTCCACG ACGGCTCCGTTCATCTGGACTCAGCTGGCTGTGGGATCCATTCCAATTCAGATAACTGCGCCATTAAACTACCTAACCACACTTCAATTTTCTCCGCCGAAGCAACAGCAATCCTATTGGCCGCCGACGAAGGACTACGgaccgaccgaccgaacgTCATTTTTTCCGACAGTGCCAGTGTCCTGGCCGCACTGGAACACGGCACCTCCAAAGATCCCTACATCCAGCTCCTTGACGCCATTCCTGCATCCCCGACAATCGTTTTCTGCTGGATCCCTGGTCATTCCGGAATTCGTGGAAACGAGAAAGCCGATCGTCTGGCCAACCGAGGTCGACTAA
- the LOC125769706 gene encoding histone H2B — protein sequence MAPKTSGKAAKKSGKAQKNISKSDKKKKRKTRKESYAIYIYKVLKQVHPDTGISSKAMSIMNSFVNDIFERIAAEASRLAHYNKRSTITSREIQTAVRLLLPGELAKHAVSEGTKAVTKYTSSK from the coding sequence ATGGCCCCGAAAACCAGTGGAAAAGCCGCGAAAAAGTCTGGCAAAGCCCAGAAAAACATCTCCAAGTcggacaagaagaagaaaaggaagaccCGCAAGGAGAGCTATGCTATCTACATCTACAAGGTGTTGAAGCAAGTCCATCCGGACACCGGAATTTCTTCCAAGGCGATGAGCATCATGAACAGCTTCGTGAACGACATTTTCGAGCGCATCGCTGCCGAAGCCTCCCGTTTGGCTCACTACAACAAGCGTTCGACGATCACGTCCCGCGAAATCCAAACGGCCGTCCGTCTGCTCTTGCCTGGTGAGCTGGCCAAGCACGCCGTGTCCGAAGGCACGAAGGCCGTCACCAAGTACACCAGCTCGAAGTAA